CGCAGAATCGCCGCCGCCGACGATCACCACTTCCTTGTCGCGGAACACGTCGAAACTGCGCGCGTAATAGTGCAGGCCCTTGTCTTCGAACTGCTCGGCACCCGCAGCCGGGAGCTTGCGCGGCTTGATCGCGCCGATGCCCGACGAGAGGATCACGGTCTTGCTGAAATGCTCTGCCCGGTCGGTCGTGAGCTTGATGACGTCATCGGGGAGACGCTCGATCTTGCTGACCCGTTCGCTCAGGCAGACCGTGTGCGGCCATTGCATCGCTTGCTCGACACAAGCATTGACCAGATCCTGAGCGATGATCGCGGGAAAGCCTGGCATGTCGTAGACATATTTTTCAGGATACAGGGCGTACAGCTGGCCGCCGAATTCTGGGAGCGCGTCGATGACCTTAGCACGCGCGCCGCGCATGCCGGCGTAAAACAGCGCGAACAGCCCCGTCGGACCGCCACCGATCACCGTGATGTCGAAAACGTCCACGTCGGCAACCGTTCGAAAGCCCGTTATCAGCGGCCTGCGCTCACCAGGGGCTGCAGCCGCGCGAACGCAACACTGCCCGACCGCGCGTCCACGAAAGGTTATGCAAGTGTTGCCACGAGCTCAAAGCTACGCGACCTGGTTAGGGATCGTCCGCATCTTCACCGGAATCATCTGGCTGTTGCACGGCGTGCCCAAATTGCTGAACCCGAATTTCGCCGGGCCCGATGGCATGGCGGGCATGGTGCAGGAAGCGGCGACGCACAACACCAGCGCGTACGGTGCGTTTCTCACTCACGTCGTGTTGCCGAACGCTGCGTTGTTCGCGCATCTGGTCGCCTGGGGTGAAACCTTGACCGGCGTGTCGCTGCTGCTCGGTCTGTTCACGCGCGTCGGCGGATTCTTCGGCGTGTTCTTACCGCTCAATTATTGGGCGATGAAGATGGGCTGGGCGACCACGGGCGGCTGGTCGGGTCTCGATATGACGACGCTCGCCCTGAGCTTCGTCAACCTCGTGCTGCCGACCGGCCTAGCGCTTGGGCTTGACGGCCTTATCGCAGCACGCCGCAGCGCACCGCGGGTAAACTCGGGCCCGGAGTCGTAGGTCTGCAAGAACCGACGCCACGAGATCTGTTGTGGAGGTTTTGGATATGTTGACGAAAGTGCCGCGGCCGACGCTCGACGATCTCGGCCTTTCCGCTGGCAAACGCGCGCGCTTGCATCGCTTGCTGTATGAGTACGGACCCGGCAATGGCACGTTGCTGCTCTTGCCGATCGACCAAGGTCTCGAACACGGGCCGGTCGACTTCTTCGACAACCCCGACAGCATGGATCCCGAGTACGAGTTCCGGCTCGCGCTCGAGGGCAATTACTCCGGCATCGCGTTGCACTACGGACTAGCGCACAAGTATTTCTACAAGTACGCGGGCAAAGTGCCGCTGGTCCTCAAGATCAACGGTAAGACGAACATCCCGAATGACGACGACGCGTTCTCTCCGATGACGTCGAGCGTCGAGGATGCCGTGCGCTTGGGCGCCGATGCGGTCGGCTACACGCTGTATGTCGGCAGCCCGGCACAAGGCACCGACATCGCGCAGCTCAACGACGTGCGCCGCGACTGCGATCGCTACGGCATGCCGCTGGTCGTGTGGGCCTACCCGCGCGGCAAAGCAGTCAAAGAAAAAGGCGGCCAAGATTCGCTCTACGCAGTCGACTATGCGGCCCGCGTCGCGTGCGAGATGGGTGCCGACGTCGTAAAGCTCAACGTGCCT
This portion of the Candidatus Eremiobacteraceae bacterium genome encodes:
- a CDS encoding NAD(P)/FAD-dependent oxidoreductase, with protein sequence MDVFDITVIGGGPTGLFALFYAGMRGARAKVIDALPEFGGQLYALYPEKYVYDMPGFPAIIAQDLVNACVEQAMQWPHTVCLSERVSKIERLPDDVIKLTTDRAEHFSKTVILSSGIGAIKPRKLPAAGAEQFEDKGLHYYARSFDVFRDKEVVIVGGGDSA
- a CDS encoding DoxX family protein, which encodes MLPRAQSYATWLGIVRIFTGIIWLLHGVPKLLNPNFAGPDGMAGMVQEAATHNTSAYGAFLTHVVLPNAALFAHLVAWGETLTGVSLLLGLFTRVGGFFGVFLPLNYWAMKMGWATTGGWSGLDMTTLALSFVNLVLPTGLALGLDGLIAARRSAPRVNSGPES